The stretch of DNA TACataaaatttgatatattatcGTTGTCTTGTTCCAAACTTTGGTATTTTGGAGATTCATTTAATAGCCTTGTCCAAATATATTGCTATAAAACTCTAAAATAGCTACCAATTTAAAGAAGTTATTATATATAGTATACATTGTTTAGTGTCTTTCATCAGAGACAGTACAGACGCATGATAGAGTGACATAATCTTCAGATTATATTTATGAGAGTTTCAATTTCTAGGATAGCTACAGGCCTACTGTAAGATACGTGAGTGATAGGTGACCCAACATGTACTAACCGATGCTTTGGCTATATAGTCCACCAACTGAGGTCTCCTGATTCGTTTGTGAGATGACATGCCCAGAAGAAAAAAGAGACAAGAAATTATTAATGCAGAAATAATTCGAACAGATGGTGCATGTTCACTTGTTTAATTAACGAGGGAACAAGTGCTATATGCCTATTGTTCATTTCCATATTTTCCGTCTTATGtattcatttgatatatttatgaagcaTGGCTTTATGTAAATGTTATCTGACATTCTAATTTGCTGTTCCATCTGTAGATCTGTGAATAAAGACCACTGTACTCAAAGGGACGGACATGAACCAATCAGAACCTAGCAAGCTCGACTACTTTTCCTTGAAGGAACTGACATCGAATGAGAACCAATTTATATCTCGAAGCAAAAAAGGTGTTGGAAATCCAAGTCGGAGGTGCCTGAGAGACCAAGTCTGAAATGTTTCTTTCATGGAAATTATTCTACTTTGAGATTATGATGTCGCAAATGATGATGGGAATCTAGGCCTGAAGCTGACGAAGGAAGCAGGTGCATAGATCCCCATGGAATATTCAGAACGAGATACTGGTTTATCTGGCCTTCTCTGATCTAATTGTTGATCCTCGAAActgaaaagaaaatgaaagatagAGGAGGAGGGCATCGCATCTCACCTGGAGCTGGCGAACTCGTAGAGCTTGCCCCCGGAAGAGAAGATGATGAGCGCGACCTCCACGTCGCAAAGCACCGACAGCTCGAAGGCCTTCTTCAGCAGCCCCTTCCTCCGCTTCGAGAAGGTCACCTGCCGGCTCGTTGCGTTCTCTATCCGCTtcatctccctcttccctctcaccATGATgatctctcctctttcctttttttaaaaCTGAGATGAAGAGAAGTGTGCATACCAACCCACCCAAGAAGATAcctataaagagagagagagagagaggttgcagAAGTAGACGAACTCCCAAAGAGAGATGGAAAGAAAGGATCTCACCAGAAATGGCAAGGACAAGAAGAAGGCAGGCGGTGTTTTCCCCTTTCTCCTTTACGACTCGGAAGAAATAAAAGGCAATGGTGGGGCGAAGAAAAGGTAACCCATTCCATTCTAGCTGAAGTAGTAGATCAACCCCGAGAGAGGGAAAGGATCCATCCGTTTGTATCCCAAGTTGTCGTTGCATTGCGGTCGGATGTAGCTGCTGTGGGGAGAAGAGGGGGTTAAGGAAATGGGAAAGAGCCATTTGTCTCTTTCAGCAGCGCTGGATGTGCCCGTCGTTTCCCGAGCATCGAGCGACTCTATCAGGCTGGTAGCAGCAGTACGCGAGCGATGTGAATTCCACAGGAAACCCCCCTCCCCCCAATCTGAACCGTCCATTTTTTTCCAGAAGATGAACGATCCAAATTAAGAATGGGATTGAAATGGACGGTGAAGAAGACACCTTCGTCATGCTTAACGAGTACAAAGGCATCACGCAAAAGGTCGGTGTCCAATTGGGCTACAACAGCCGGGTGGGAACCACGCCACGTGCACTACCCACTCCTGTTTCCTGCCCACGCCCACCGATTTGGAAGACGCCGCTGTCCCTCTTCCTGACTCCCTCTCTTTCATGGCTTCGCAGTGAaacctgtgtgtgtgtgtgtgtgtgtccctCTCTCTCGCTCCCCCACTTTTCGAAGTGACTTTACTGCTTTCAAACATGTAGGCAAGCGCCTTTTCCCCTTGTGTTAACCTGCGCTCTAATTTCTCCTTCTCTGCGTCGTCCCGTGGGGTGGTGGTGATGGGTTTGTTGCCATTTTGGTGGTGGGTTTAGGTTGTTGGGCTTCCCTTTTCTCACGGCCATGGTTCCGGGACCAATGCGTCTGTCCCCTCTCAGAGCTTGCAGCATTGCAAGTTGCAGCATGATGGTTCAGTTCGCTTGGATGTTTCCCCAGAGGTAAGAGTACTAAACACTGCATCGCAGAGGACGCAAACGACGGGCCAATTAGGATGAGATCGTATAGGATGTATTATGCCATGCGGGCGTGTACGAGTTCACGAAGATAATACAGTGGTTCCAATTGGAAAAAGGAGGTAAGGTGGGGATGAAAAGGAGACTCGGCTCCAGTGGAGCGCACTATGAGCACTCCATGTGTTTGTCAAAATGGCGTGCTGGTCCCTCTccggtattttttttttttgggttgaaTATGTTAGATAAgactaaataatatatatatatatatatatatatatatataataggtcAATTTTGATTTTTTGATCTTTTTTTGGATGTTATCATGTCTCCAaaagttaaaaattaaaataaaaaatacagtTGCAGAATTCGATCAAAGAAGAATATCTAGTAATCTCATATTTTATCTCATTCTTGTGAAATATTATATCGAGGTGCATCGGATTAGTAGGACgcgataaattttttatttataataaagaaaaaataaataataataataataataataataataatacaataaaTAAAAGATAACTATTGGTCTCTTCCTAACTCGAAGAAATTAATATGATGGAGATGATGGAATCATACTATTGAAAATATAATAGTTTGAAGATGATGGAATCGGAAATATAATACTACGAAAAAGGTCTTGGGATGATAGAATTATTCGATTAAAAATATAGTTATAGTCTCACACCACTCATATGGGTGGGTCATAATGTCCTAGTCCTAAGAGATTAAGGGTTGAAAACTTCATATGATATATAATTATAGCTTAAGCATAATAGTGTACCAACTAACTTCAAAATCTTTTCAGATTATTATAAGAACTTTGATAGATTATTATAAGACAATTTATCTTTGTCACTTATctcttatataaaaaaatatatatattaatctttttttatagactcaaatataagaataaaatatatataattatatcaaatcaaatatatataatattttttgaagaAATAATAATTATGACTCGATTCAAAAAATAATCATCctctatatttttattaataaattataatCAATAGAGATTAATCTTCAATACCtctaaactaataaaatttatttaaataatatataaacaaAATTGCTCTGACATTATCATTTAAGAACTTTAAGAACTCAACTCCAATTCaataagttcaaaatgaatatataatttgaaaaaaaatttgtGACTGTTAATCTAATGAGAGAATATTGTTTTGGATGTCATGTTAACTATATTTAATAAATTCTTTGTTATTTCTAGAAGCTTGGTATGTTTAATAGACTATTCTTCTCCTATTTCTTTGACCTTTTTTTCCTTCCTGTaaacaatttattttttcttgtccTTTCAATGTTGATAGAGAAATATGTATCCGAATCATGACTCGACGCATGATAATTTAGTAGAAAAGCTAAAGTCCCCATTAATGATCGAATCACatgaatattaatttaaaatgaaATATCAAAGAAAACCTTTACGCCACTGTAGGTATGACTTGCTATAAAACGAAAGGCATATGCCGGACTACGTACACTGATTGTGTGCAACAGTACTCTCTCATAAATGGTTTGATCCATCGCAATGTTCAGTGAAGCTGCAACCCAGAAATAATTTGAACAGATAGTTCTCTGCACAAATGGCGAGCCGGCCGATTCAATCGTTGGCAGTTTGTGAAAGCGTCGCTCCAGGAATTGGAAGCCGTAGATTGCTACATGGTTGTGCTGGGCCGGCCTTCTTCTATCCTCTTATttctgtgtttgtgtgtgtgtgtgtgattcaAGTCTGCAATTGTGGCAGAAAGCAAACATGAAACACGATGCCGAGAGCGAACACAGCCATCGTATCATCATCTTGGCGTGCGTTGTGATGCGAATCCGATGTTTGTTGCGATGCCGGAGTAGCCGATCTGCTGCCCAAGGGAGCGGGGAGGACAGCTTCCTTCTGGCTGTCTTATGATGAGCGAACAACTTCTACTTGCAAAAGCGAGCTTGTCGGACAAGAGTAGTTTCGTGGAGATGGCGAACGACTGTGGGATCAGCAATGGGGCTCCCATGTATGCGCTGATGCTGGGCAGGCATTAGACACTCTCGAGGAACATGGCTTGTCAAGGGATGCCGCTTTGGCTCTTTCCTCCTTGTAATGAGAATTTTCATATGGGAAAGGGAACAGTGTCTGCCTCGTTCGCAGATAGGACGACGATTCCACGGTAAAAGTTGTGGACGTCGAAGCAATGTGGATTCCTCGAGTGCTGGCGGATTTAAGTTGGATTTACGGTCTTTGTTTCGATCATATCTGCTTAGCTTTACGGTCAAGCGAGACACCTCAAGAGTCCAGACGAAACAAGAGTCGTGAGCGAATGGCAAAAAAGCTAAGCCTCAGTGGAAGCGATGATGGCGGAAAGACATCCCACTCCCGTGAAAGAACGAAGCAAACCCAAAGCATGGTCCCAAATCTGCAATACCTCATCGTACAGCATAAATGAAGTCTAAGGAGGTAGGAAGTGAAAGAGACTTCACGTGAGCTCAAACTAAAGAGGACGATGAACGAAAGAGACCTCGTATGGCAGTATGGGTACTTTTGTTTAGGGGACCATTTACATTTGTCTTCGACATTTGCCAAAGCTATCGATACATGTTATCGAGTTTGATTCGACTTAGTTGCTCTTTCATTAGGTTAGATCGGTAGACCAGCAAgcatcatcttctttttttttttttttttttttttttatgaatgataTTGATATGCAAAGACATTAACTATCGACGCTATGTAACATCAATCACGATGACTGTATATAGCTAGCATTGAAATTTATAGCGTAGATATTGTCATGAGTATCGCGTCGAAACAACTGCTACAACGAGCAATTAatcgtaataataataataataataatagttagtaAATAAGGAAGCTTATATCACACTTTGCTACTCGATGCTTCTCGTCGACACCATTCATATGTTGGATTTCCCGTTCACATTCTCATCTTTCTATGTTCtctctatctttttttttcctctcctctcctttcgatcatctttttttttataattttttttatttattatgtgtttttatttattattttgcatCTTTTAGTATATTGTGcttgtttttctttattttatttgattatttatgatctattcCTCCTCGGATGATCGTTCTTATTCCCaagatgattttctcattgttgtcTCTTTttattgtatttcatttttattttaactttcaacatatatttatattatgtttGTCATGATAAATTTTAGTTGTTCAATCTAGAAAGTGACATGGATCTAACCATGATCCTTTCTTAAAAATACCATAAGATGATTAGGAGTGAGAGCATTGAATTATCGATTTTACAAGATTGCATTGGTAACGAGCTCAATAAAAGACCCTTTACTGCTCAATTCAAcaataaaatttgaaagattcaaTTAAAATTAAATCTAAAGAGAAATCAAGTAGATAAGAGATTAGATTGTGGTATCCTCATATTAGGATAAATAACCTTAAAAATTTGACTAGTATCCATGAGAATCGATATTAGGGATCCAAAACGATAAATCAAGTTATTTGGATTGTATATTTAATTTCTTATCAAATTTAAACATCTTAAAGTTATTCAATGGTTCATCATCGATTCAAACATTCTTCTTTAATATGGTATCAAGCTATCAGACACATATTCGacgtgtcatatatatatatatatatatatatatattgttgagatATCGATCGTATATTGTTGATatgttgaaaaaatattttttttattaatatatttatttaagtaattaaaatatatatttatggtttaactttttttaaaattattatgtattatttaatatggataaagatttatatttataatgttgGTTGATGTTATTAATTTGATCTAATTTTAGATGACTGAAGTTTTATCTTCTTTTTGTGacgatatattattatattattaattttaatattttaaaatgaatattttaaatatttttaataaacatCGTTAGATCGGCCCATTTTCCGAGCGCCCGCGGCGCATACAGACCCTCAGACTCGGTTGAAAGCAGTCTATCCTAACGCGGTCAAACGCCACCCAACGGCAGATAAGTTAACCGTGCATCGTCGTGAAACGAAGTCATTATGTACTTGATTAGCTAATTTCTTGGCATATTGTGGATGTTCTAAAAGGCCAGTGGTCATCATAACGCAACGTTCCAGCGGCGCAGCGTATCATAATACGTACGATACATGACTGGGTAGGAGAAAGTACGCCACCCATTTCTACTTTTCTCGACCTCACTCACCATCATCGGGCCTTTATATCTATCTGTTAGTAGTGGGTTCAACATGTGAGAGCCCCCATCCCCAGGCACGGCCGCATGGGTCTCACCGCCGCAGAGGTGGGTCCCGCTTCCCTCGACCCGCGTTGCTGACCGACGAAAGCCTGCGTGCTCGACCTCAAACGGTGGATGCTGCCAGGGTCATGGCACGCGAGAGCCGTGCCGCAACCCGGTTGAGTCTTTCGGTGCATCATCGTGAAAATGGTCCGAGTCAGGATGATCCATCACGGTATGTGGCTTGCGTTTCCGTCGTTTACGTGTTATTATTTTATTGTCATGGCATCTTCGAAGCGGGGAGGGAGACGACGGAGCAGGCAAGGGCAGCCAcatcatgatgatgatgtgatACCGGGCAAAAGCAGCCAACCCCTCTCTGTCTCTCTATTATTTAGGGAGGAGAGGGAGACAGGGAGAGGGCCTTCCGGGTGGAACTTTTGTTGCGGAGAGAAAGCTGTTCCAGATGAACATGAGGCGCAGAGTAGCCACCTCTTGAGAGGAGGAACTCGCTGGTCGCCACCGTCACCCTCCCCCTTTGCTTGCTACGCTGAGTTATGGGGTCTGGGTTCCCTCCGACTCGCGACCTCGGGTTCGGGTTTGAAGCCGAACCCGGGAACCGACCGGAGGATGCGGGCCTCTTGAAGCGCTCCCTCACGGAAATGGAGGAGCGGAGGCGGCAACAGCTGCAGCAGATGCCGTTCCTCCGCTCGGTGAAGCAGCGAACTCATCTCGCCTCCCCCGTTGGCCGCCTCGCTTCACCCGTTCGTCTTCCCACTCCGTTGAAGTCGACTTCCTCTTTGACCACGGTCTCCTCCGAGCTTGCGCCCCAGAGGAGAGCCGATTTCGGACCGGATAAGGGGTCGGACGCGATGAGGAACCGGCTCCAGGAGCTGGAGCGGCGGCTCCTACTGGACGACGAGGAGGACGAGACCTGCGCCTCCGGTTCCGCCCTGACCGGCGCCGAATGGAGGGGCCAGGAGGTGCAGCAGATCATcttcccgccgccgccgccgccgccgggccTCGCAGCCGCGAAGAAGCTCTTGCCGTCGCCGACCAACTCGGCCTCCTCCACTGTCTCTTCCTCCAACTCGTCCTCCCCTCCACCGCCTTCGTTCACGCCTCCTCCtccgtcatcatcttcttcctcttcacgGCACGTGCTCCTCGACGCTGCGGCGTCCATCGCCGACGGTAACCTCGAGGCTGCGGAGGCGAACCTCGCCGTGCTGAAGCGCTCAGCCAACCCACGAGGCGACGCAGAACAGCGGTTGACTGCAATGATGTTCGCCACTCTCCTTGCTCGACTCAACCCTCCTCGAACCGGGAGATCTAAAGCGATCGCGGAGCTCTGCAGCGGGGAGCACTTGGCCGCCACCCAGATGCTCTACGACCTTTCGCCCTGCTTTAAGCTCAGCTTGATCGCCGCCAATTTTGCAATTCTGGAGGCCGTCAAGGACCAACCCAAGATCCATATCGTCGATTTGGATGTTGGCCAGGGCCGGCAGTACGATGCCCTCATCCACGCCCTCGCTGACCGTCATCGCTGCCGGCCCTCCTCCGCCCGCCCTCCAGCCGTTAAGATCACCGCCGTCGCCGATCCCACAACCTTGCTATACGGCAACTACGACGCCTCTAGCCTCAGCGAAGTTGGCGGTCGAATCGCTAAGCTGGCGGAGCGGGCCGGCGTGGGGCTCCGTTTCACCATCGTCTCCCGGCGGGCGTCTGAGCTGGACGCGGCGTCGCTGGGGTACGAGCCCGGCGAGGCCCTGGCTGTGAATCTGGCGTTCGTCCTCTCGCGTGTGGCCGACGAGAGCGTATCGCCGGCGAACCCCCGCGACGAGCTTCTCCGGCGGGTGCGCGCTCTCCGCCCGGCTGTGGTGACGCTGGTGGAGCAGGAGACAAACACCAACACCGCCGCCTTCTCCGGGCGGTTCGCTGAGGCGTGCGGGTACTTGGGGGCGCTGCTGGAGTCGCTGGACGCGACGGTGCCGCGGGAAAGCAGCGAGCGAGAGCGGGTGGAGGCCGGGTTGGCTCGGCGGGCGGTGAACTCTGTAGCCCGGGAGGGCGCGGACCGGGTCGAGCGGTGCGAGGTGTTAGGGAAGTGGCGTGCGCGGATGGGCATGGCCGGTTTCCAACCCATCCCGGTCGGACCAGGAGTTTCGGAACCGGTGAAGGCGCGGCTCGCGTCATTCCGGTCCAATCCAGGGTTCACGATCAAGGATGAGGCCGGCGGGGTCGCGCTCGGGTTCGGTTGGATGGGTCGAGTCCTCACCGTGTCCTCCGCGTGGCGTTAAGCCccgccacaccccccccccccaatctATCATTTATATTATTAGCAGCAGCTTAAATACAATTTGTAACGATAGCAATAGTTGGGCTGTTACCAACTTCTGTGGTTTTATTTCCAGTAGAACTCATATATTGTTGATCGGCTATGACTTTGATCCCGGTTTAATCTACGTAGCTCGAGAATAAATATCGTAGTCATTGTTGTCCTTTCTGGCTTGCCTCGGAGAATTGCTAACGCTGTGATCTTGTGAAGCTGCCCCTCGGTGCATGTCAACATGCAGTGTTCGTGCGGAAGTCTGCAAGTTGTCATTACGGTGGTGGTGGACTTGACAGGATCCGTGATGGGAGACAACATGGCAGGAGAGCAGGTTGGCATTGCTGCTCTCCTACTCCTCCAACCTCAACTTTTGAGCTGAATTCTaaataaccccccccccccccgacccCCGATTAAAGTTCCtgattttaagaaaatatttctgTTGATGCTCGATCCGTGTGACCCCAAATCTGTTCTCGATCGTCACATTTACCACGGGTTCTCTCTTGGATTTTGTGTCGGACATCCTGATAATTAAACTTTGACAAGTAATAGCGGATCACGAGCCTATGATTATTATTAACGTGTCATGGAAACGATGCCGATACATTTGGAGGGGACAGATTGTGGGGCCCGGTGCTAATAATTGCCTCCGATACGAGCACCTGTGAACCGAAATGTCATCCGGAGTCGGTCAACATCTGTTCCAGGGTAAGTCAGGCAACTGGTTCCGGTTCAGGTTCGATCGGGCGATGCATGAAATGATAACTCATCATTAATATCGTCGACTCACTCACATGTTTAACCTAGCGATGGTGGGTTGAGGTTCCTCCCTCCGACGCTACGGAACACTCCATGATCAACTGCACTGGTGTCgtttcccaaatccaagtaataaagatattatatttttattattgacaTCTGAGTCAGATCCGCGGGCAAATCCGTTAACGGGCTTACCCGAAACCCGATATTGGAAAATAAAAGAACTCACTTTCCTCACACTACCCTCGCTCGAAGCTACTGGGTCTCTCTCACATGTCTTTTGCAATCATCACATCGATAAGCGACCGAGTAGGAAATAATCGGGCGGCGAGAGCGGCTGCTAAAAATGAGGTCGGATCCGGATCACGATGTGACGACCGAAATCCGAAACAGCAACCCGACAGGAGCAGGAGCAGTAGCGGAAGGGGTTCCTTCGCGGGAGCGGGAAGGGGAACGATAAAGGCAACAACAGTAGCTGCGGTGGTCACTTGGGATGGACTCCCTTTCGGCCTTTGCCTTCTCCTCGCCTCGCATGGAGAAGCCTTCCTTGTCCTCGACACCCTCGCGCGCCCTCCCGTCCTCGTACTCCTCCCCCCGCACCATCTACAGCGACCGATTCATTCCCAGCCGCATCGGGTCCAACTTCACCCTATTCGACCTCTCCGCCTCGCCCTCCGCCTCCTCGTCCTCAGACGTGTCGGGAAGAGAGTATGGATCCGGCGCCTACGCCGCCCTACTGAGAAATGCTCTCTTTGGGCCGGATCAGGGCGTGGCGCCCCCGGCCACGCCCGACCGATCGGCGGAGGCAGCCGGGAGGAGGTCTTCCTCCGCCGCTTCCTCGACGTCGTCTTCTTCGGGTTTCTCGATCCCCAGTAGGAACATTTTTAGGTACAAGGCTGATGTGCCCCGGCACTCCCTTGCGACGCAGTTCGAAGATGGGCTTCCCGGGTTCCCACATATCCATCCGAGGGCGCCGAGAAAGGTGTCGCCATCGCCTTACAAGGTAGGTTCGCTTTTCGTTTTCCTCTTGGAGTTGTCATTGTAGTTGAGAAAGACTGGATTTGATGAATGTGATTTGGGCAAGTTTTTCTACTGGTGCTGAAATTGGAATTTTGTTGCTCCTAGGTACTGGATGCGCCGGCATTGCAGGACGATTTCTACCTGAACCTCGTCGATTGGTCCTCACACAATGTGCTGGCTGTTGGTTTGGGCGATTGCGTGTATCTTTGGAATGCCTGCAGTAGCAAGGTAAGATATTTTTCTGCTGTTGCTTCTCTTGATGCTTTTACACATATTCCCGTAATGACTTTGTTCTGCGTGATTGTCATGCAAGGTTACCAAGCTTTGCGACTTGGGTGTGGATGACAGTGTGTGCTCAGTTGGATGGGCACAGCGTGGCGATCACTTGGCCATCGGTACTAACAAGGGGAAAGTTCAGGTAGTATCTTGGTCTTTTGTTGTCGACCCTCTTATAGCAACAATTTTAGCAGAGATCGAGGGTAACATAGGAGTTCTCTTACGGCTGGCTACCTTGGCTATTCTTTATCTATTCCAGACATGTTTATTACTACTTTGCACAAATATCCTAaatgcacttttgcttcttttctttTAGTATACTCTTGAACCGAGGTGTTTTCAATTATCGGATTGTTCATAGTTCTACAGTGTGCATTTGCTTCTGGAAGTAAAACTTCGATATTATGGTTGTTATCTTAACATTTGTTTTCATTTGCTGTTTGTTGTTAGTCTCAGGATTCAATTTAACTTACTGTTTTGTCCTGTATATAAGTTTTTGTTGGTCTTAGATATCTGTTCATTTTTACTTAATCCCACCAAAGGGTGTGAAACCATCAGTATCTAAATCTTCCAGCATTATGTATTTTTTGTCTTTTATTTGACACAGATATGGGATGCTACTCATTGTCGGAGGATAAGGACAATGGAGAGCCACCTTTTGCGAGTTGGAGCTGTTGCATGGGGTTCATCTTTGTTATCCTCAGGTAGCAGAGATAAGATGATTCTACAGCGTGATATTCGTGCCCAAGTTGATTTTGTTAGCAAGCTGACAGGGCACAAGTCAGAGGTGATTTATTGACACAATCACCTGCACAAATTTCCATATTGAATGTTTCGTCTTGAGTAACAATCTCATTTGGCTTTTCCTGATCATCTGCATATATTAAGATCTTTAGGTTTGAGATTATTTCTGATCAGAGCAAGTATATGTTTCTAATGAACTTCACAACATATATATCcacttgctatatatatatatatgttgtgatTCTTATGGTTCTTATCTTTGCAGGTTTGTGGCTTGAAGTGGTCTTATGATAAATTTGAACTTGCTTCTGGTGGAAATGATAACAAAGTAAGTtggttattattgttatttctaTGCATGTTGTTTCATGATTTACTTAATTCTTTACAATTGAATTTTTATAGATTCGGTATGTAACCTTCTCACATTTTTTCTTATGTCAGCTTTTTGTGTGGAATCAACATTCCTCAAAGCCGGTACTGAAATATTGTGAACATACTGCAGCTGTAAAAGCAATTGCATGGTCACCACATGTACATGGACTTCTAGCATCTGGTGGAGGAACTGCAGACCGATGTATTCGTTTGTGGAATACTACCACAAACTCTCACTTGAGCTGCATTGACACCGGAAGTCAGGTAACCTATCACAGCTTAACATCTTATACTAGTTGGATATATTTTTGACCATTTAATACACTGCTGGCACATGACAACCTAAAATGTTTCACCAATCATTTCATTTCGAAGTATTGTTTATTTTTGGTTCTAAACATGTATGTTAGTGGTGATCATTCAAAGATCAGCTTACTAGAATAGCTGAGATTATCACAAAACCTAAGGAATCTTTCATATCTTATGACTATACTAACAGATTTGCAGCTATGCTTTTTCTCCATGTGTTTCTACTCTTTAATATTTTGTTTTCAAATCTAGGTCAATTCCTTCTTCATTTTCGCTTTACGTCAGGAAATAGTTCAACTATGCTTCTTCTTTGTATAACTTTAATAGACATAAACACCTTGTGCATTCGTGTCATTTTAAATGCTAATCTTAATTTTTGAATTTAGTACCTATCTTTGGCTGCAGGGAAATCTTGTTTCAAAAGTTTGCACACACTCTTTCTGTTTCCTCTCCACCACTGCCTCCTCTTCCCTGCTGTATCTCTGCAACCGTTTTGTCTTCCCTGCTGCATCTCCAGCATCTTCTCCACTTTTTCTAGGTTGCCATTTCCTCTGACTGGTTTGTTTCTTACTCCTCTTCTGCCTCATtctcttccctcttcttctcccatcTTATATCCATCTTTCTCTTTGGTCCACATGGTACCAACCTATATCGAGTGCCAGTGCATAAATCAATACTAGTCTGACCATTGATCGTTATCGACACCAAATATATTCATACTATACCAACTGTGCTTCTTTATTGGACTTGAATGCTGATATACTGTAGTACTCAGATTATttgacaaataaataaatattttcttttttcgaAGCAGAGTTCACAGTACCAGTACCATGTCAACCATACAATCCAGTATAGTTTTTGAAATAGGTATCAACCATACATGTATATTATCTGGACTTTAGGATTTCTAGGTCCTTGCCACCTTTTCATTTGCTGTCTATTGTTAACTATATCATTACT from Musa acuminata AAA Group cultivar baxijiao chromosome BXJ2-11, Cavendish_Baxijiao_AAA, whole genome shotgun sequence encodes:
- the LOC135626271 gene encoding uncharacterized protein LOC135626271, yielding MGSGFPPTRDLGFGFEAEPGNRPEDAGLLKRSLTEMEERRRQQLQQMPFLRSVKQRTHLASPVGRLASPVRLPTPLKSTSSLTTVSSELAPQRRADFGPDKGSDAMRNRLQELERRLLLDDEEDETCASGSALTGAEWRGQEVQQIIFPPPPPPPGLAAAKKLLPSPTNSASSTVSSSNSSSPPPPSFTPPPPSSSSSSSRHVLLDAAASIADGNLEAAEANLAVLKRSANPRGDAEQRLTAMMFATLLARLNPPRTGRSKAIAELCSGEHLAATQMLYDLSPCFKLSLIAANFAILEAVKDQPKIHIVDLDVGQGRQYDALIHALADRHRCRPSSARPPAVKITAVADPTTLLYGNYDASSLSEVGGRIAKLAERAGVGLRFTIVSRRASELDAASLGYEPGEALAVNLAFVLSRVADESVSPANPRDELLRRVRALRPAVVTLVEQETNTNTAAFSGRFAEACGYLGALLESLDATVPRESSERERVEAGLARRAVNSVAREGADRVERCEVLGKWRARMGMAGFQPIPVGPGVSEPVKARLASFRSNPGFTIKDEAGGVALGFGWMGRVLTVSSAWRLRWSLGMDSLSAFAFSSPRMEKPSLSSTPSRALPSSYSSPRTIYSDRFIPSRIGSNFTLFDLSASPSASSSSDVSGREYGSGAYAALLRNALFGPDQGVAPPATPDRSAEAAGRRSSSAASSTSSSSGFSIPSRNIFRYKADVPRHSLATQFEDGLPGFPHIHPRAPRKVSPSPYKVLDAPALQDDFYLNLVDWSSHNVLAVGLGDCVYLWNACSSKVTKLCDLGVDDSVCSVGWAQRGDHLAIGTNKGKVQIWDATHCRRIRTMESHLLRVGAVAWGSSLLSSGSRDKMILQRDIRAQVDFVSKLTGHKSEVCGLKWSYDKFELASGGNDNKLFVWNQHSSKPVLKYCEHTAAVKAIAWSPHVHGLLASGGGTADRCIRLWNTTTNSHLSCIDTGSQVCNLVWSKNVNEIVSTHGYSQNQIIVWRYPTMSKLATLTGHTYRVLYLAISPDGQTIVTGAGDEMLRFWNVFPSKSQNTGSDIGARSLGRSHIR